CGGGAGAGGGCGCCTGGGTTTTGCGCGGCCCTCCGGTCGGGCGGGGGCCGGTCTTCAGCATCACGCATACCAAGGAGGGGTAAACATGAGAAAGTTCATAGCGCTGTTCATGGGCTGCCTGCTTCTCGCAGGGCTTTTCGCGGGAGCGGCGGCGGCCGAGAATCACAAGGTGTACCTGATCACGATGGACCAGATGGATCAGCACTGGGTCACGGTGAACGCCGGTGCCGAGAAGGCGGTGGCGGAGCTAGGCAACATAGACTTCAAGTGGCTCGCCCCGGACGTGAAGGACGACGCCAAGCAGATCGAGGCCGTCAACAACGCGGTCGCTGCGGGCGCCGAGGTTCTGCTGGTGGCGGCCAACGGCCCCACGGCGATCAGCTCGGCGCTCAAGGAGGCATCCGAGGCCGGCGTCAAGATCATCTACGTTGACTCACCCGCGGACTTCCCCGCGATCCAGACCCTGGCGACCGACAACGAGGCCGCCGGCAACACCGCGGGCAAGGAGATGCTCAAGGCGCTCGAGGCAGCGGGAGTGACCGAAGGAGACATAGGCATAGTCAACGTCAACGCTGCGACCGCCTCGACAGTCGCACGCGAGAAGGGCTTCCGCGCGGCCTTCGAGGGGACCGGGTTCAACATACTGGAGACCCAGTACTGCGACGGCGACGCAGCTCGCGCGAAGGACATAGCATCCAACTACATCACCCAGGGGTGCGTGGGAGTGTTCGGCGCCAACGAGGGCTCGACCGTCGGCACAGGCAACGCGATACAGGAGGCCGGCGGCGAGGTCATAGGAGTGGGCTTCGACAAGTCGAACATGATACTCGAACTCATCAGGAACGGGCACCTTGTCTGCACCATGGCGCAGAACCCGGACGTCATGGGCTACGAGGGCGTCAAGGCGGCCGCCAGGGCGCTTGCAGGCGAGCCCGCCGGGGCGGACTACGTGGACACCGGTGTCTCCGTCCTGACCAAGGACAACCTTTAAGTCGGGCCGACAGGCCTGTCCCTGGACAGACGACGGCTCTCGTCCGCTGGCGGGAGCCGTCTTTTAATCGGGGCCGCGGGAGGTGAGATGATGCACTTTGTCGGGGTCGACATAGGCGGGACGAAGTGTGCGGCGAGCCTTGGAGAGGCCTCCGGGGGCGAGCTGAGGGTGCTGCACAGGGCTGTCCCGCGACGGACGGCCGGGAGGGCGCCGAAGGAGATGCTGGGCGGCCTGCTGGAGGACGTGAGAGAGTGCCTGGCCCGACTGCCTGGCGGTGCTTCGGCCTCCGGCATAGGCATAAGCTGCGGAGGTCCGCTCGACAGTCGGAAGGGGCTGATACTCTCTCCGCCGAACCTGCCCGGGTGGGACAGGGTAGATGCGGTCGGGTGGTTCGGAAGGGGAACGGGACTTCCTGCCTGGCTGTGCAACGACGCGGACGCCGGAGCGCTCGCCGAGTGGCGGTACGGGGCGGGCAGGGGGTGCCGCGACATGGTCTTCATCACGTGCGGCACGGGCTTCGGCGCGGGGCTCATACTGAACGGCGGGCTCTACGAAGGGTCGAGCGGTGCGGCCGGGGAGATAGGGCACGTGCGCGCCGAGATGCACGGGCCGACAGGGTACGGAAAAATAGGCTCGTACGAGGGCTTCTGCAGCGGGGGCGGCATCGCGCAGATCGCCCGAACCCTGGCGCTGAGGGAGATCCAGACGGGAAGGCCCCCGTCCTTCTGTCGCACCCCGCATGAGCTCGAGGGGATCACGGCCGAGTCGGTCGCAGGAGCGGCATACGAAGGGGACAGAGTGGCGGTCGAGGTGTTCTCCCTGTCGGGGGAGGTCCTGGGCAGGGCTCTGGCGGTGTTGATCGACCTGTTCAACCCGGAGAGGATTGTGATAGGGGGCGTCTTCGCTCGCTGCCGCGACCTTCTCTGGCCCGCCGCGGAGAGGGCGATAAAACTGGAGGCTCTTCCGGGGTCGGCAGCGGCCTGCGAGGTCCTGCCGGCGGAGCTGTCGGAGTCGATAGGGGACATGGCTGCGCTGGCAGTGGCGGAGTACCGTTCGAGCAAGGGAGGCGGCGAGAGGTGAAAGAGCGCACCGAGAGGATGGCAAGGGAGCTTTTCGCCCCCGGGGGGGAGCTCGAATCCCTGCGCGACGACGTCTTGAGCGCGGCTGAGATCATCACCGGCGCTTTTAGGCGCGGTGGAAAGCTGCTCGTCTGCGGCAACGGCGGGAGTTGGGCCGACGGCGAGCACATAGTAGGCGAGCTGATGAAGGGCTTCATGCTCAAACGGCCTCTCCTCGGCGCGGACAGGTCGGAACTGTCGCGGCTGTGGGGGAGAGAGGGAGAGGAGATCGCAGACGAGCTCCAGGGGGCGCTGCCCGCAATATCGCTCGGGAGCTGCGGTGCGCTGCTCACGGCTTTCGCCAACGACGCCGACGGCAGGTACGTCTTCGCGCAGCAGGTGATAGGGTATGCCGTTCCGGGCGACGTCGTGATGGGTATTAGCACTTCAGGCGACGCGGAGAACGTGCGATTCGCCCTCATGGCAGCGAAAAGCCGGGGGGCGGCGGCTATCGCCCTCACGGGACGTACCGGCGGAAGGCTCGCTGAAGTCGCGGACTGTTGCGTGCGAGCTCCGGACGACAGGACCTTCAGGGTGCAGGAGCACCACGTCAGGATCTATCACTTTCTTTGCGCTTACGCCGAGTCGGAGCTATTCGACGAGTGAGCGGCCGGAGGAGGACATGAGCATGTTCAGACTGAAGCCTGTCTTCAAGGACTACCTGTGGGGAGGGGAGAGGCTGAAGGAGCTGTTCGGCAAGCGTACCGACGTATCGCCTCTCGCGGAGAGCTGGGAGCTGGCCGCACACCCTGACGGAGACTGCACCGTGGCCGACGGCCCGCTGGCGGGTGCTCCGTTGTCCGAATACCTGCGCCGATTCCCGGGGGCGCTGGGAAGTCGCGTTCCGGAAGGCGACGGACTTCCGGTGCTGATAAAGCTGATAGACGCTCGCGAGCCCCTGTCGGTGCAGGTGCACCCTTGCGACGAGTATGCGGCTCGGGTCGAGGGCGGGCGGGGCAAGACCGAGATGTGGTGCGTGCTGGACAGGACTCCCGGGGCCTTCCTCTACTGCGGCTTCCAGCGAGCGACAGAGCTGGACGAGGTCCGGGCCCGAATCGCGGACGGAACGCTCGACCAAGTTTTGCACAGGGTCTACGTGGAGCCGGGCGACGTCGTCTTCATACCCGCGGGAACGGTGCACGCCATCGGGGCCGGGATAGTGCTGGCCGAGATACAGCAGAGCTCCAACACCACCTACAGGATGTTTGACTACGGCAGGAGGGGCCCGGACGGCAAACAGCGCCCTCTGCACGTCGAAAGGGCCCTTGACGTGGCGACCCTCGGCCCGGCCGATATCGAGCCACCGGGGCGCGAAGGGCCTAGGACGCTGCCGGGTGGAACGATCGAGCGGTTGACCTCGTGCCCATTCTTCACGGTGGACCTGCTGGCCCTGGACGGTGTGGCTAGTCTTGCCTTGGAGGACGCCTCGTTCCTGTCAGTGCTGTGCCTTGAGGGTGGCGCGACACTGTTGCGCGGCGACGGGAGAATGGAGGTCGCGAAGGGTGACAGCCTCTTCATCCCGGCGGGGGAAGGGGAGCTGATCATGGACGGGGCGGGATCCCTGCTGCTGACAGGGGCGGGGCATGACCCGCGCGATCCGGAAGTGGAGCGAACAGGCTCTTTCTGATAAGATACGCATGAGGGCGAGGGCGTGCTTAACGGCCCGAGCCCTATTTTTTTTCAGGAGGAAAGGTCGCTTGAAGAGTGTCGTCATACTTGATTGCGGTTCCCGCTTCGCACAGCTCGTGGCAAGAAGGGTGAGGGAGCTGAAGGTCCACAGCGAGGTGCTGCCGTGGGATTCACCGATTGAAAGGATCATGGAGGCGTCGCCCTGCTCTGTGGTGATCTCGGGGGAGATGGGCGCGGAGGACGATGTCCCCACGGTCGCGTCGGAGGTCTTCGACCTCGGCGTACCGATTCTGGGTATCGGACCCGGGATGCACCTGGTAAACAGGCGCTTCGGAGGATCGTCCTCCGATAAGGGGGCTGAACGGGGAGGAGCGTCGGTCGTCCTAAAGGAGGGCTCCCCGCTCTTCGCAGGACTATCCGAGCCCTTCGACGCCCCGACGAGCGGCGGCCGGGTGGAAAAGCTAGCGCCGGGGTTCCGGGCCATTGCGCATAAGGCGGACGAGCCGGTTGCGATCGAGGACCGGGACAGGCGGGCATGGGGCGTGGCCTTCCATCCCGAGGCGGCGCGGGCGCAATTCGGGATGCAGATCCTGTCCAACTTCCTGTTCGGCATCGCCGGATGCGACGCCGACTGGGACCTCGGCGCCTGGATCGAGAGGAAGATTGACGAGATTCGCGGGGCCACAGGCTCGGACAGGGTCATCTGCGGCCTGTCGGGAGGCGTCGACTCGACTGTTGCGGCGGTGCTGACCTCGCGCGCGATCGGCGACAGGCTTAAGTGCATCTTCGTCGACCACGGCCTGCTTCGGCTGAACGAGGCCGCGAA
The nucleotide sequence above comes from Synergistaceae bacterium. Encoded proteins:
- a CDS encoding class I mannose-6-phosphate isomerase, which encodes MSMFRLKPVFKDYLWGGERLKELFGKRTDVSPLAESWELAAHPDGDCTVADGPLAGAPLSEYLRRFPGALGSRVPEGDGLPVLIKLIDAREPLSVQVHPCDEYAARVEGGRGKTEMWCVLDRTPGAFLYCGFQRATELDEVRARIADGTLDQVLHRVYVEPGDVVFIPAGTVHAIGAGIVLAEIQQSSNTTYRMFDYGRRGPDGKQRPLHVERALDVATLGPADIEPPGREGPRTLPGGTIERLTSCPFFTVDLLALDGVASLALEDASFLSVLCLEGGATLLRGDGRMEVAKGDSLFIPAGEGELIMDGAGSLLLTGAGHDPRDPEVERTGSF
- a CDS encoding ROK family protein, whose translation is MHFVGVDIGGTKCAASLGEASGGELRVLHRAVPRRTAGRAPKEMLGGLLEDVRECLARLPGGASASGIGISCGGPLDSRKGLILSPPNLPGWDRVDAVGWFGRGTGLPAWLCNDADAGALAEWRYGAGRGCRDMVFITCGTGFGAGLILNGGLYEGSSGAAGEIGHVRAEMHGPTGYGKIGSYEGFCSGGGIAQIARTLALREIQTGRPPSFCRTPHELEGITAESVAGAAYEGDRVAVEVFSLSGEVLGRALAVLIDLFNPERIVIGGVFARCRDLLWPAAERAIKLEALPGSAAACEVLPAELSESIGDMAALAVAEYRSSKGGGER
- a CDS encoding GMP synthase (glutamine-hydrolyzing) — translated: MKSVVILDCGSRFAQLVARRVRELKVHSEVLPWDSPIERIMEASPCSVVISGEMGAEDDVPTVASEVFDLGVPILGIGPGMHLVNRRFGGSSSDKGAERGGASVVLKEGSPLFAGLSEPFDAPTSGGRVEKLAPGFRAIAHKADEPVAIEDRDRRAWGVAFHPEAARAQFGMQILSNFLFGIAGCDADWDLGAWIERKIDEIRGATGSDRVICGLSGGVDSTVAAVLTSRAIGDRLKCIFVDHGLLRLNEAAKVLDMYGVLDLDVRHVDASAEFLGALAGVTDPERKRKIIGERFVRVFESEAGKIEGARWLLQGTIYPDVIESGGKGKGSSLVKSHHNVGGLPEDMKLRVLEPLRDLFKDEVRT
- a CDS encoding SIS domain-containing protein, which encodes MARELFAPGGELESLRDDVLSAAEIITGAFRRGGKLLVCGNGGSWADGEHIVGELMKGFMLKRPLLGADRSELSRLWGREGEEIADELQGALPAISLGSCGALLTAFANDADGRYVFAQQVIGYAVPGDVVMGISTSGDAENVRFALMAAKSRGAAAIALTGRTGGRLAEVADCCVRAPDDRTFRVQEHHVRIYHFLCAYAESELFDE
- a CDS encoding substrate-binding domain-containing protein, whose translation is MRKFIALFMGCLLLAGLFAGAAAAENHKVYLITMDQMDQHWVTVNAGAEKAVAELGNIDFKWLAPDVKDDAKQIEAVNNAVAAGAEVLLVAANGPTAISSALKEASEAGVKIIYVDSPADFPAIQTLATDNEAAGNTAGKEMLKALEAAGVTEGDIGIVNVNAATASTVAREKGFRAAFEGTGFNILETQYCDGDAARAKDIASNYITQGCVGVFGANEGSTVGTGNAIQEAGGEVIGVGFDKSNMILELIRNGHLVCTMAQNPDVMGYEGVKAAARALAGEPAGADYVDTGVSVLTKDNL